In Stieleria varia, one genomic interval encodes:
- the trpE gene encoding anthranilate synthase component I: protein MHSPSLSDFTRLAIENDFVPVYRRLLSDRLTPVTAFRLLDQGAAERSGACLFESVIGGEKVGRYSFLAASPFQRFSATREEVSVTHFDDQGNPIPVESFSDPDPLNAFRKYFCYQVAQLPGLPPFVGGAIGYAGYDVVRYVEHLPNAPEDDRSLPDLDFAFYHTLCVFDHVAKTICVIALADCRDVTTQGQATEAYNKAMENVDATVAKLAEPSESGHPISGADEWNPEVWQAQSAASPLTVQSNFTRESFCKAVEDCVQYIRAGDIFQVVPSQRMSVHTDVDPLEIYRSLRVVNPSPFMFFVRTPDCVLVGCSPEIMCRVSDRIVTVRPLAGTRKRGKTEKEDKALEKELLADPKERAEHVMLVDLGRNDVGRVAKFGTVELTEVMVIERYSHVMHISSEVQGELRDDLDAFDALKACLPAGTVSGAPKVRAMEVIDSIEPHRRGPYGGAVGYIDYRGNMDTCIALRTMVVKDGIVHVQAGCGVVADSDPNSEYEETLNKAKALISAIEMTAQRLS from the coding sequence CAGCGACTTCACCCGCCTGGCAATCGAAAATGATTTTGTGCCCGTCTATCGTCGACTCTTGAGTGATCGGCTAACACCAGTCACCGCGTTTCGACTACTCGATCAGGGGGCCGCAGAACGTTCCGGGGCATGCTTGTTCGAAAGCGTCATCGGCGGTGAAAAGGTCGGTCGCTACAGTTTCTTGGCCGCCAGCCCCTTTCAGCGTTTCAGCGCCACTCGCGAAGAAGTCTCGGTGACCCACTTTGATGACCAGGGCAATCCGATTCCAGTTGAGTCGTTTTCAGACCCGGATCCGCTCAACGCGTTTCGCAAGTACTTTTGTTATCAAGTCGCTCAACTGCCCGGTTTGCCGCCTTTCGTGGGCGGTGCGATTGGCTACGCCGGGTACGACGTCGTGCGTTACGTCGAGCATCTGCCCAACGCTCCTGAGGACGACCGAAGTCTGCCCGATCTGGATTTTGCCTTTTATCACACGCTCTGCGTCTTTGATCACGTCGCCAAGACGATTTGCGTGATCGCATTGGCAGATTGCCGCGATGTGACGACGCAAGGGCAAGCCACAGAGGCCTACAACAAAGCGATGGAGAACGTCGACGCCACGGTCGCCAAGCTTGCCGAGCCATCCGAATCCGGGCATCCGATCAGCGGCGCCGACGAATGGAACCCCGAGGTCTGGCAAGCACAGTCCGCGGCGTCTCCGCTGACCGTTCAGTCCAACTTCACTCGCGAATCGTTTTGCAAGGCCGTCGAGGACTGCGTTCAATACATTCGCGCCGGTGACATCTTTCAGGTCGTCCCCAGTCAACGCATGTCGGTTCACACGGATGTCGATCCGCTGGAGATCTATCGCTCACTCCGCGTGGTCAATCCCAGTCCCTTCATGTTCTTTGTCCGTACGCCTGATTGCGTCCTGGTGGGATGTTCACCGGAAATCATGTGCCGAGTCTCCGACCGCATCGTGACGGTGCGACCCTTGGCCGGCACACGCAAACGTGGCAAAACGGAAAAGGAAGACAAGGCACTGGAGAAAGAACTGCTGGCCGACCCCAAGGAACGCGCCGAGCATGTCATGCTGGTCGACCTGGGACGAAACGACGTCGGACGCGTTGCGAAATTCGGCACCGTGGAACTGACCGAGGTGATGGTGATCGAACGCTACAGTCACGTCATGCACATCAGCAGCGAAGTCCAGGGTGAACTCCGCGATGACTTGGACGCGTTCGATGCTCTCAAAGCATGCCTGCCCGCGGGAACCGTATCCGGCGCTCCCAAGGTCCGGGCGATGGAAGTCATCGACTCGATCGAACCGCATCGACGCGGTCCCTACGGCGGTGCCGTCGGCTACATCGACTATCGTGGCAACATGGATACCTGCATCGCCCTCCGCACGATGGTAGTCAAAGACGGCATTGTTCACGTCCAAGCCGGTTGCGGCGTCGTCGCCGATAGCGACCCCAATTCCGAATACGAGGAAACACTCAACAAAGCCAAAGCATTGATCTCCGCCATCGAAATGACGGCACAAAGATTGTCGTAG
- a CDS encoding RNA polymerase sigma factor, protein MPSLPHQEPDRLSQIQTNWAEVFRANDDQSSGFSNAQHEMLLRYAGAVYRYLLSAVRDPNIADELAQEFALKVVRGDFRNADPQRGRFRDFVKRSLFNLVTDFHRKRQKQSISLGTEVETLAWQPTEPFSRTFDENWRIEILNRTWKALDEADVASKSCYSAVLKQRAQNPDLDSNALAERVSTELGCERNAAWVRQTLHRARSRFCQLLRIEVGKTLGSHNDDEIDEELASLRLLKYSR, encoded by the coding sequence ATGCCAAGCCTTCCGCACCAAGAACCTGATCGCCTCAGTCAGATCCAAACGAATTGGGCAGAGGTGTTTCGTGCCAACGATGATCAGTCCAGCGGATTCTCCAACGCCCAGCACGAAATGCTGCTGCGCTACGCAGGTGCCGTCTATCGCTATCTGCTGTCGGCTGTTCGCGACCCGAATATCGCCGATGAATTGGCTCAAGAATTCGCATTGAAGGTCGTCCGCGGCGACTTCCGCAATGCCGACCCCCAACGCGGACGCTTTCGCGATTTCGTGAAACGGTCTTTGTTCAATTTGGTCACCGATTTTCACCGCAAACGCCAAAAACAATCGATCTCGCTCGGGACCGAGGTGGAAACGTTGGCCTGGCAGCCCACGGAACCATTCTCGCGGACCTTTGACGAAAACTGGCGCATCGAGATCCTGAACCGGACATGGAAGGCACTCGATGAAGCCGACGTGGCAAGCAAGAGTTGTTATTCCGCCGTGCTGAAGCAGAGAGCGCAAAACCCAGACCTAGACTCAAACGCTCTCGCGGAAAGAGTCTCAACAGAGCTCGGCTGCGAGAGAAACGCAGCTTGGGTACGACAGACATTGCACCGAGCCCGGAGCCGCTTTTGCCAATTGCTGCGAATCGAGGTCGGCAAGACGCTTGGGTCCCACAACGATGACGAAATCGATGAAGAACTGGCGAGTCTCAGATTGTTGAAATACAGCCGATGA
- a CDS encoding protein kinase domain-containing protein produces MNFEANPSEQDVAEHELLAEAPSWYGDAETQGSNGVQKFQESLGDSSASPVVRPVVRPVRLGKYTIGQCVGSGGMGTVYRGTDDAGQVVAVKVLRADVAQRADASERFAKEARILARSTHASIARLHEVGDESGVRFIVTDFVDGLSLKQMLEIHAPLPERLSLQLVSLLLMGLDELHQLGIVHRDIKPANIMIASTLLDRQCDADPRDWPDVVIGDVKLTDFGLAREIDQSESQDLTRTHALLGTPQYMAPEQCLHGDRIDASADIYSMGATLYEMLSGHSPLQSNSFIELIEKHRHEKPASLSSVCPSISEPVSRLVTRTLEKNPLDRFADAAELLAEIQRILDGQPTGTNELTTIESREYADVREYEIRCELNSSAEALWPFVSNTDRINRATHLPPANFEFQRGVDGELRLHASLRFLGMRLCWTEHPYEWIEAKRMSVLRKLSKGPLQWVLSTVDLTPRSDGGTTLVHRIEVKPRGLLGIAFADFQVGRRSVKEFERVYRRIDTIVGASQQQAYRYDAFEPSKNLGNEKSRQLDESISQLGARGVDANIMLLFSDFLSHAAPQEVARIRPFELAERWGVSRTKVIDACLHAAHVGLLILRWDIHCPHCRVPTSQVDTLRDVQSHGRCDVCDAEFRCDAAHDVELVFCVNHSIRDVETKTYCVGGPFHLPHVVAQRRLESLQQDEITMSLCEGDYRISSPMLPKSVSLRVRSDAKQHRCRVELSERFGGEWIELSDEGQRVTIVNRFSRELLVRIERNSESKTVLTAAYVTSLALFRELFPREILSVDVPALIDQITFMVCEILLDHSAVDDSIARTYASVHQYLNRLPGSVSALGGVCVKSLGRTIVCVFHDQPSALAAGDCLLADTQDSLQLRIAIHSGSAVLATVAERLEYFGETLDRALDFCRSVPAGEVRVLESMEPDLS; encoded by the coding sequence TTGAACTTCGAAGCCAACCCGTCCGAGCAAGATGTAGCCGAGCATGAACTGCTTGCTGAGGCACCGAGTTGGTACGGGGATGCCGAGACACAGGGCAGCAATGGCGTTCAGAAGTTTCAAGAGTCGCTCGGAGATTCCTCGGCAAGCCCCGTAGTAAGGCCCGTAGTAAGGCCCGTGCGATTGGGGAAATACACCATCGGTCAGTGTGTCGGGTCCGGCGGAATGGGCACGGTCTATCGCGGCACGGACGATGCCGGTCAAGTCGTCGCCGTCAAGGTATTGCGGGCTGATGTTGCCCAGCGTGCCGACGCATCGGAGAGGTTCGCTAAAGAGGCTCGGATTCTCGCTCGCTCGACGCACGCGTCGATTGCTCGATTGCACGAGGTCGGCGATGAATCCGGTGTTCGATTCATCGTCACTGACTTTGTCGATGGACTGAGCCTCAAGCAGATGCTTGAGATTCATGCCCCGTTGCCCGAACGATTGTCGTTGCAATTGGTTTCGTTGCTCTTGATGGGGCTGGATGAGTTGCACCAACTGGGGATCGTGCACCGTGACATCAAACCGGCGAACATCATGATCGCCTCAACATTGCTGGACCGACAATGCGACGCCGATCCTCGTGACTGGCCCGACGTGGTGATCGGCGATGTCAAGCTGACTGATTTTGGACTGGCTCGAGAGATCGACCAGTCGGAGTCACAGGATTTGACACGTACTCATGCGTTGCTGGGAACACCTCAGTACATGGCGCCGGAGCAATGCTTGCACGGTGATCGAATCGATGCGTCGGCAGACATTTACTCCATGGGGGCGACGCTCTACGAGATGCTTTCAGGACACTCTCCTCTGCAGTCAAACAGTTTCATCGAACTGATTGAAAAGCATCGCCATGAGAAACCGGCATCGCTCTCTTCGGTTTGCCCAAGCATCAGTGAACCGGTCAGCCGCTTGGTCACGCGGACTCTGGAAAAAAATCCGCTGGATCGATTTGCCGATGCTGCGGAATTGTTGGCCGAAATCCAACGGATCCTTGACGGTCAGCCCACAGGAACCAATGAGCTGACGACGATCGAAAGTCGAGAATATGCCGATGTTCGGGAGTATGAAATTCGATGCGAGTTGAATTCGTCGGCGGAGGCATTGTGGCCGTTCGTGTCCAACACCGATCGAATCAATCGGGCAACTCATTTGCCGCCGGCCAATTTCGAGTTTCAGCGTGGCGTTGACGGCGAGCTTCGGCTCCACGCAAGCCTTCGTTTCTTGGGCATGCGGCTTTGTTGGACGGAGCATCCCTATGAGTGGATCGAAGCGAAACGCATGTCGGTCTTGAGAAAGCTGTCCAAGGGACCGTTGCAATGGGTGCTCAGTACGGTCGACTTGACGCCTCGCAGCGACGGTGGCACCACACTCGTGCACCGCATTGAGGTGAAACCCAGGGGGCTGCTCGGGATCGCTTTCGCGGACTTCCAAGTCGGTAGGCGATCGGTCAAAGAGTTTGAGCGAGTGTATCGTCGCATCGACACCATCGTCGGTGCATCGCAGCAACAGGCCTATCGCTACGACGCTTTCGAGCCCAGCAAAAATCTGGGAAATGAAAAGAGCAGGCAACTGGATGAGAGCATTTCGCAACTGGGCGCACGTGGTGTGGACGCCAATATCATGTTGCTGTTTTCTGATTTTCTAAGTCATGCGGCGCCGCAGGAAGTCGCTCGCATCCGTCCGTTTGAACTTGCCGAGCGCTGGGGCGTTAGTCGCACCAAAGTGATCGACGCTTGTCTGCACGCCGCTCACGTCGGATTGTTGATTCTGCGTTGGGACATCCATTGTCCCCACTGCCGAGTTCCCACATCGCAAGTCGACACGCTCAGGGATGTGCAATCCCACGGTCGCTGTGACGTCTGCGACGCCGAGTTTCGTTGCGACGCGGCGCACGACGTGGAACTCGTGTTTTGCGTCAACCACTCGATTCGAGACGTTGAAACGAAAACCTACTGCGTCGGTGGTCCCTTTCATTTGCCGCACGTCGTTGCCCAGCGTCGTTTGGAATCGTTGCAGCAAGATGAAATCACGATGTCGCTGTGTGAAGGCGATTATCGTATCAGCAGTCCGATGTTGCCCAAGTCGGTATCGTTAAGGGTGAGGTCAGATGCGAAGCAGCACCGATGCCGGGTCGAATTGAGCGAACGATTCGGAGGCGAGTGGATCGAGTTGAGTGACGAAGGTCAGCGAGTGACAATTGTCAACCGGTTTTCTCGAGAACTCCTCGTCAGGATCGAACGCAACTCAGAGTCAAAGACGGTTCTGACGGCTGCCTATGTCACGTCACTGGCATTGTTCCGAGAACTTTTTCCCCGTGAAATTTTGTCCGTCGATGTGCCGGCGTTGATCGATCAAATCACTTTCATGGTCTGCGAGATCTTGTTGGATCATTCAGCGGTGGACGATTCAATTGCTCGGACTTATGCATCAGTCCACCAGTATCTCAATCGATTGCCTGGATCCGTTTCGGCTCTGGGAGGCGTCTGTGTGAAATCCTTAGGCCGTACAATCGTTTGCGTATTTCATGACCAACCGTCGGCTTTGGCTGCAGGCGATTGCTTGTTGGCCGATACTCAAGACTCGCTACAACTCAGGATTGCCATTCACAGTGGATCCGCCGTGCTGGCAACCGTTGCCGAGCGTCTGGAGTACTTTGGCGAAACACTGGACCGAGCCCTAGATTTCTGTAGGAGCGTTCCCGCGGGGGAAGTCCGAGTGTTGGAGTCGATGGAGCCGGACTTGTCATGA
- a CDS encoding peptidase C39 — protein MDLIIACIVVATICVLAYWRVPIWIGKPKPLASWIVVVTALSALAFVFLVKDRLFLANGFPFSTAIIATNLTPVLLSIAAAGALKMAGRPFYRRVGLSIILLLFAAVSLAQPIMQPIIRPVQSSEHTIWYRGGVCQQSSTVTCSPAAAVTLMKAHEIDSNEREMIDLCLTDRNGTATLGLWRGICLATKETPHRPVILDAELADLLGQTDRKEVFPCLILVGFPQFAPPDPVYTKQYGWPPGFRHSVVLFGPHPDGGLDIGDPSIGRERWSEQDLSVLWRGEGIRLVNR, from the coding sequence ATGGATTTGATCATTGCATGCATCGTGGTGGCGACCATTTGCGTTCTGGCCTATTGGCGTGTTCCCATTTGGATCGGGAAGCCCAAGCCTTTGGCCAGTTGGATCGTTGTGGTCACGGCGCTTTCCGCTTTGGCATTTGTCTTTTTGGTAAAAGACCGTTTGTTCTTGGCAAATGGGTTTCCCTTTTCAACAGCCATCATCGCAACCAACCTGACGCCTGTCTTGCTCAGCATTGCGGCTGCCGGCGCGTTGAAGATGGCCGGTCGTCCGTTCTATCGACGCGTGGGGCTTTCCATCATCCTGCTGTTGTTTGCGGCCGTCTCGTTGGCTCAGCCCATCATGCAACCGATCATTCGCCCGGTGCAGTCCAGCGAACATACCATTTGGTATCGCGGCGGCGTTTGCCAACAATCCAGCACCGTCACCTGCAGCCCGGCTGCGGCCGTCACGTTGATGAAAGCTCATGAAATCGATTCCAACGAACGTGAGATGATCGACCTTTGCTTGACGGACCGAAATGGCACGGCGACCCTTGGCCTGTGGCGGGGAATCTGTTTGGCGACCAAGGAAACGCCGCACCGCCCGGTGATCTTGGACGCGGAACTAGCGGACTTGCTCGGGCAAACAGACCGAAAAGAAGTTTTCCCCTGCTTGATCCTAGTTGGCTTTCCCCAATTTGCCCCGCCGGATCCGGTTTATACAAAACAATATGGCTGGCCACCGGGGTTCAGGCACAGCGTGGTTCTCTTTGGGCCACATCCCGATGGCGGCCTCGATATCGGTGACCCATCGATTGGTCGCGAACGATGGAGCGAGCAGGACTTGAGCGTGTTATGGCGAGGCGAAGGAATACGATTGGTCAATCGATGA
- a CDS encoding redoxin domain-containing protein, producing the protein MSRTWNSRAVFCLVLAVMTASSICFGQEDKTNGEAEKTAKAEKPFEMSREVAALLNPFFESIRKASVSRATVELAAETIVDGAVVDTQTSTYQIASKAPAEYTIYLKETERRTRIYNDGKQMSVALAPDAYVHLSETQENQAAVFQLPVTMGPYPEAVLALTLAGVDPSLTLATGMKSMEIVDRDQFRGRTDAIHFRGVQDDNVAWDFWITQGDDPKPLRLIVDLTEMLRANGELEMPAGYQYQLRFDFLSWRVTGSIDTKMFQFSPEKDATKYETVEAYYTKLAEEASRYPLLGKVAPQFRTKTADDKDFDSADLKGKIQVINFWATNCDGCIDNMSPVIEMTKKYAAKGVVHVPVDVGEPADLINDFVKQKGWEIQPLLDTESKIASGFGLLTIPMVIVIGNDGVVEAAYPGLWEPKNLAEQLEKDLDVLVQGKHLIETE; encoded by the coding sequence ATGTCGCGAACTTGGAATTCACGTGCTGTTTTTTGCCTTGTTCTCGCTGTGATGACAGCGTCATCGATTTGCTTTGGGCAAGAAGACAAAACCAACGGCGAAGCGGAGAAAACGGCGAAAGCGGAGAAACCGTTTGAGATGAGTCGCGAAGTCGCGGCGCTGCTCAATCCATTCTTTGAGTCGATCCGAAAGGCGAGTGTGTCTCGCGCGACGGTCGAACTGGCGGCCGAGACAATCGTGGACGGAGCAGTGGTTGATACGCAGACATCGACTTACCAAATCGCATCCAAGGCACCCGCCGAGTACACGATCTATTTGAAAGAGACCGAGCGAAGGACGCGGATCTACAACGACGGCAAACAGATGAGTGTCGCGCTCGCGCCCGATGCGTATGTCCATCTGTCGGAGACGCAAGAGAATCAGGCTGCTGTGTTCCAATTGCCCGTTACCATGGGCCCGTATCCAGAAGCCGTCCTGGCATTGACCCTGGCCGGAGTCGATCCGTCCTTGACGTTGGCGACCGGGATGAAATCGATGGAGATCGTCGATCGCGATCAATTTCGCGGACGGACCGACGCGATCCACTTTCGAGGCGTCCAGGACGACAACGTTGCTTGGGACTTTTGGATCACGCAAGGCGATGACCCCAAGCCGCTGCGATTGATCGTCGACTTGACCGAAATGCTGCGCGCCAACGGCGAGCTGGAAATGCCTGCCGGGTATCAGTACCAACTGAGATTCGACTTTCTTTCCTGGCGAGTGACAGGCAGCATCGACACGAAAATGTTTCAGTTTTCACCTGAAAAGGACGCCACAAAGTATGAAACGGTGGAGGCGTATTACACCAAGCTGGCCGAGGAGGCCAGTCGCTATCCGTTGCTCGGCAAAGTCGCCCCCCAGTTCCGCACCAAAACCGCTGACGACAAGGATTTTGACAGTGCAGACCTGAAAGGAAAAATCCAAGTGATCAATTTTTGGGCGACCAATTGCGACGGCTGCATTGACAACATGTCACCGGTGATCGAGATGACAAAGAAGTATGCGGCCAAAGGCGTGGTGCACGTGCCGGTTGACGTGGGCGAGCCCGCCGACTTGATCAACGACTTTGTCAAGCAAAAGGGTTGGGAAATCCAACCGCTGCTGGATACCGAGTCCAAGATCGCATCGGGTTTCGGATTACTGACAATCCCCATGGTGATCGTGATCGGCAACGACGGCGTGGTCGAAGCAGCGTATCCAGGGCTGTGGGAACCGAAAAATCTCGCCGAGCAACTTGAGAAAGATCTGGACGTGCTCGTGCAAGGCAAACATCTCATTGAAACGGAGTGA
- a CDS encoding sulfatase family protein, with translation MCIALALSSLNQTVHADRLNIVFVLCDDHRFDCLGAAGHPFLETPNLDAMAAGGAMMTNAYVTTSLCSPSRASILTGQYAHNHRVVDNYHPVDPKLVFFPQQLQAAGYQTAFFGKWHMGGDIDDPQRGFDHWLAFKGQGTYWPDGHGTTREVPQTTYDGFNINGQRVEQKGYITDELTDYAIRWLEQRDASKPFFVYVSHKGVHADFVPADRHRGRYDGQPLPIKTPTVEDLDQGKLPMWVRNQRNSRHGADFGYNIENFSAEVYYRRYCESLLSVDDSVGRLAEYLRQNGLQQNTLFVYMGDNGFQFGDHGLIDKRTAYEASARVPLLMTAPGKIPAGKKYEGLFGNIDIAATLLDAAEAPALPESDGISLWPALCGEENATGRERLLYEYYWERNYPHTPTLHAIIGGRWKYIRCHGLWDRDELYDLQSDPDELNNLIDRPEHSQRVIEMNQSLWKMLHETDGKEMPLLEDRGPNFPWRNPDAAPQAPFPREFFRKSEKG, from the coding sequence ATGTGCATCGCCCTCGCTTTGTCGTCACTGAATCAAACCGTTCACGCCGATCGATTGAACATCGTTTTTGTTCTGTGTGATGATCATCGGTTCGACTGTTTGGGAGCCGCCGGGCATCCGTTCCTGGAAACACCGAACCTGGACGCGATGGCCGCTGGCGGTGCAATGATGACCAACGCCTACGTCACCACATCGCTGTGTTCGCCCAGTCGTGCATCGATCTTGACTGGGCAATACGCCCACAATCATCGCGTCGTCGACAACTACCATCCCGTCGATCCCAAGCTGGTGTTTTTCCCTCAGCAGTTGCAGGCAGCCGGCTACCAAACCGCTTTCTTTGGAAAGTGGCACATGGGAGGCGACATCGATGACCCACAACGCGGTTTCGATCACTGGTTGGCGTTCAAGGGTCAGGGGACGTACTGGCCCGACGGACACGGAACGACTCGCGAGGTGCCTCAGACGACCTATGATGGATTCAACATCAACGGCCAACGTGTCGAACAAAAGGGATACATCACCGACGAATTGACGGACTATGCGATTCGGTGGTTGGAACAACGTGACGCGAGCAAGCCGTTCTTTGTCTACGTCAGTCACAAAGGGGTTCATGCAGATTTTGTTCCCGCCGATCGCCACCGTGGTCGATACGACGGTCAGCCTTTGCCGATCAAGACACCCACGGTCGAGGACTTGGACCAAGGCAAATTACCGATGTGGGTTCGCAATCAGCGAAACAGCCGGCACGGGGCAGACTTTGGATACAACATCGAGAACTTCTCCGCAGAAGTCTACTATCGGCGTTACTGCGAATCGTTGCTCTCCGTCGACGACAGTGTGGGGCGACTGGCGGAGTATTTGCGGCAGAACGGTTTGCAGCAGAATACGTTGTTCGTCTACATGGGTGACAACGGTTTTCAGTTCGGCGACCATGGGTTGATCGATAAGCGTACTGCGTACGAAGCCAGCGCGCGTGTGCCTCTGTTGATGACGGCTCCGGGAAAGATCCCCGCCGGAAAGAAATACGAAGGCTTGTTCGGGAATATCGATATCGCCGCGACTTTGCTCGACGCTGCCGAGGCTCCCGCGTTGCCCGAGTCTGACGGAATAAGTCTTTGGCCAGCGTTGTGTGGCGAAGAGAACGCGACTGGCAGAGAGCGACTGTTGTACGAGTACTACTGGGAACGCAACTATCCGCATACGCCGACGTTGCACGCGATCATCGGAGGGCGTTGGAAATACATTCGATGCCACGGATTGTGGGACCGCGATGAACTCTATGATCTGCAATCCGATCCCGATGAGCTGAACAACTTGATCGACCGACCAGAGCATTCGCAGCGTGTCATCGAAATGAATCAGTCGCTCTGGAAAATGCTGCATGAGACCGATGGCAAGGAAATGCCACTTCTGGAAGATCGTGGCCCGAATTTTCCATGGCGAAACCCAGACGCGGCGCCGCAGGCCCCGTTTCCCCGCGAGTTCTTTCGCAAGTCAGAAAAGGGTTGA